A stretch of the Paenibacillus dendritiformis genome encodes the following:
- a CDS encoding ABC transporter substrate-binding protein: MGGKWRLVLLLTLVAAMLGGCVGEKPVLEEMGKDGKGKIKLVFDDEESFFRQYGDSFNVKYPDIEFEVVNLQELYWELQGKENVDHEAEWVKFLDKHKPDVLMIDLERMEKLVQEGKLYNLDAVIAQDKFDLEGYMPGLIDLLREQGGGSLYGLAPFFTTNVIYYNAGLFREHHIEPPRDKMSWQEVLELSNRFAGIGSGQDQIYGFDSSFGEPQELLFEVANVSSLRLFDAAGEKLVFQTDGWKQMVRLTTDAIRNKAVYALSLDEEDSGEDFSSIDEPFFQGKAAMIMGSPWFITQLRKRAVKDKEAKPIDWGMVTAPVDPASPDESSYASLYTVYAIAADSPNKRAAWEFVKFVNGPEMAKSISRTVSGELPTRNQFMKEIEGKSTEVFYALRPKGENESMWAGPNADILHPFYSEFRKILKKELKAVIANKKTVDEAVAAIQAEGEAVLRKIREEKKTRRLTTENGSQ, encoded by the coding sequence TTGGGAGGAAAATGGAGGCTCGTTCTGCTTCTGACTCTCGTCGCGGCCATGCTTGGCGGCTGTGTCGGCGAGAAGCCCGTCCTGGAAGAGATGGGGAAGGACGGCAAGGGGAAAATCAAACTTGTCTTTGACGATGAAGAGAGCTTTTTTCGGCAATACGGGGATTCTTTCAACGTGAAATATCCGGATATCGAATTTGAAGTCGTAAATTTACAAGAATTGTACTGGGAGCTGCAGGGCAAAGAAAATGTCGATCATGAGGCAGAATGGGTGAAATTTCTGGACAAGCATAAGCCGGACGTGTTGATGATCGATTTGGAAAGGATGGAGAAGCTGGTCCAGGAAGGCAAACTGTATAATTTGGATGCCGTCATCGCCCAGGACAAATTCGATCTGGAAGGATATATGCCCGGCCTTATCGACCTGCTTCGGGAACAAGGCGGCGGTTCGTTGTACGGCCTTGCCCCCTTTTTTACCACCAATGTCATCTATTATAACGCCGGGCTGTTCCGAGAGCATCATATCGAACCGCCCCGCGATAAAATGAGCTGGCAGGAGGTGCTCGAGCTGTCGAACCGCTTCGCCGGCATCGGCTCGGGCCAGGATCAGATCTATGGATTCGATTCGAGCTTCGGAGAGCCTCAAGAGCTGCTGTTCGAGGTGGCGAACGTTTCGTCGCTGCGTTTATTCGACGCCGCAGGGGAGAAGCTCGTCTTCCAAACGGACGGGTGGAAGCAGATGGTGAGGCTGACAACGGACGCAATCCGGAACAAGGCGGTCTACGCCCTATCGTTGGATGAGGAGGATTCCGGCGAAGATTTTTCGTCGATCGACGAACCCTTCTTTCAAGGCAAGGCGGCCATGATTATGGGCAGCCCATGGTTCATAACCCAGCTGCGGAAGCGCGCCGTAAAGGATAAAGAGGCGAAGCCAATCGACTGGGGCATGGTGACCGCGCCTGTGGATCCGGCTTCTCCTGATGAGTCTTCCTACGCCAGTCTGTACACGGTGTATGCTATCGCGGCGGATTCCCCGAACAAGCGGGCGGCCTGGGAGTTCGTCAAATTCGTGAACGGGCCGGAAATGGCCAAGTCGATCTCCCGCACGGTGAGCGGAGAGTTGCCGACACGGAATCAGTTCATGAAGGAAATCGAAGGCAAAAGCACGGAGGTGTTCTATGCGCTGCGGCCGAAGGGGGAGAACGAATCGATGTGGGCCGGGCCGAATGCGGATATCCTGCATCCATTCTACTCGGAGTTCAGAAAGATCCTGAAAAAGGAACTGAAAGCCGTCATAGCCAACAAGAAGACGGTGGATGAAGCCGTCGCCGCGATCCAGGCCGAAGGCGAAGCCGTTCTACGGAAGATCAGGGAAGAGAAGAAAACGCGCCGTCTCACTACAGAGAACGGCAGTCAATAG